Proteins from one Coregonus clupeaformis isolate EN_2021a chromosome 29, ASM2061545v1, whole genome shotgun sequence genomic window:
- the hs1bp3 gene encoding HCLS1-binding protein 3 — protein MPDGLITSRPLQNEVTGIDLQVPLYQEIRGTMMTGHVEYQIIVVTRLAAFKSAKHKPEDIVQLVVSKKYSEIDEFYYRLMGQYPKITLPAMPRKALFVGEADIRERRVAFDELVKFISKNSTLATCPEVLELLGAKSTMADLKTRNVADWQDQDKDEGFNFFERDEIPAAPARVTKHVPPVKPSEEEEHDDDDEYLGPLGNLKCTRQKKKTPPQAKVATQPKLSLFDEAEDIDDDLFQLAAKDSNVKLFKDPDLVGKVKLGDPLLLPTAYKDVASADSGLDEDTDELFRIEDNFDKLLQVKKSVKAKPVPAPKPKLATKPKLPGKPSSLVSGGVGPVVGVLPVVDEVKDQMDILKYIQQNESTSSDDLF, from the exons ATGCCAGACGGACTTATTACAAGCAG GCCGTTGCAGAATGAGGTGACAGGCATAGATCTGCAGGTGCCTCTTTACCAGGAGATCCGTGGTACCATGATGACAGGTCATGTGGAGTACCAGATCATTGTGGTGACTCGGCTGGCTGCCTTCAAATCCGCCAAGCACAAACCTGAAGACATTGTACAGCTGGTG GTTTCAAAGAAATACAGTGAAATTGATGAGTTTTACTACAGACTCATGGGTCAGTATCCGAAGATCACCTTACCAGCCATGCCTCGCAAGGCCCTGTTTGTAGGCGAGGCAGACATCCGGGAGCGTAGGGTGGCCTTTGACGAACTGGTCAAGTTCATCTCCAAGAATTCCACACTTGCTACTTGCCCAGAGGTGTTGGAGCTCTTAG GGGCGAAGTCCACAATGGCAGATCTGAAAACTAGGAACGTTGCAGATTGGCAGGACCAGGATAAAGACGAAGGCTTTAATTTCTTTGAAAGGGATGAGATCCCTGCTGCTCCTGCGAGAGTAACCAAACATGTTCCACCAGTGAAGCCTAGTGAAGAGGAGGAacatgacgatgatgatgagtACCTTGGACCTCTAGGCAATTTAAA GTGCACGAGGCAGAAGAAGAAAACGCCTCCACAGGCTAAAGTGGCTACCCAACCTAAGTTATCTCTGTTTGATGAGGCTGAGGATATAGATGACGACTTGTTTCAACTTGCAGCCAAAGACA GCAACGTGAAGCTGTTTAAGGATCCAGACTTGGTAGGGAAAGTGAAGTTGGGGGACCCTTTACTACTTCCAACAGCATACAAGGATGTGGCATCTGCAGATTCAGGACTGGACGAGGATACAGATGAACTTTTCAG GATAGAAGACAACTTTGACAAGCTCCTCCAGGTGAAGAAAAGTGTCAAGGCAAAGCCAGTTCCTGCCCCCAAACCCAAACTGGCGACAAAGCCAAAACTGCCTGGGAAGCCCTCCTCTCTAGTCTCAGGTGGTGTGGGGCCAGTTGTGGGCGTTCTTCCAGTTGTAGATGAGGTGAAGGATCAAATGGACATCCTCAAGTATATCCAACAAAATGAGTCTACATCTAGTGATGATCTGTTTTAA